Part of the SAR324 cluster bacterium genome, ATGGCTCTTAAAGGGAACTGATTTGCGTCAAGATGATAGTGGTACAGCACAACCTGTTATTTCTGGAAGAAAGCTATATCCAATTGTTGTATGTCTCCCCCCCCTCGCAGAACAAAAACGCATCGTAGCGAAAGTGGATGAGTTGATGAAGCAGTGTGAGGCACTGAAGCAGGATTTGGAGCAGCAGGAACAGAAACGGTTGGTGCTGAACAAAGCTACCCTGGCGAAGATCGAAGAGACTTCCACGCCCGAAGAATTCCACAAACGCTGGAACTTCCTCTTTCAGCAGTTTGACGCACTCTATACCGTCCCTGAAAACGTCAAAGCCCTCAAACAAATGATCCTCCAGATGGCGGTTCAAGGCAAACTCGTCCCCCAGGATCCAAACGATGAACCGGCCTCCGAACTCCTCCAACGCATCCATGCTGAAAAACAGAAGCTGATTGCTGAAAAGAAAATCAAAAAGACTGATCCCTTGCCTCCTATCACTGAAGCGGAAATGCCTTATGAGCTTCCTAAAAATTGGTGTTGGACTCAACTGAATGAAGCTGGAATTATCAATCCACGTAATGATGTGGACGATGAGTTAGAGACTTCATTTGTGCCAATGACATTGATTCAGGCTGAATACGGTCTAAAAATTAATTCTGAGAAACGCTCTTGGAAAGAGATTAAAGCTGGGTTTACACATTTTGCAGAAAATGATGTTACTCTAGCCAAGATAACGCCTTGCTTTCAAAATGGAAAATCTGCTGTAATGCGTAACCTCTTTAATGGAGTTGGGGCAGGAACAACAGAATTACATGTTTTTCGACCTATTTCAGGATTGGTGCTGTCTGACTATGTTTTAATCTATCTGAAATCTCCAAAGTTTATTAACGAAGGCATTCCAAAGATGACGGGAACTGCTGGTCAAAAACGTATTCCTAAAGATTATTTTGCTGGTAATGCTTTTCCCCTCCCCCCCCTCGCAGAGCAAAAACGCATCGTAGCGAAAGTCGATCAACTGCTGGCCTTGTGTGACGAACTGGCATCCCGACTGGCGCAATCCCGAATACAGAATGAGACCTTGATGCGGTCGGTGTTGCATCAGGTGTTTAATGGAAAAGAAGGTGAACCATGTCTGATTTAATTTTAAACTCATTAGTTATTGAGAACTTCAGAATCCTCAAGAAATTGGAGATCAACCCACTGAAACGGATCAACCTGCTGGTCGGGGAAAATAATTCAGGAAAAACCACCGTCCTGGAAGCCTTGAGATTTTATGCAACCCGAGCCGAGTTTATCTCGACGTGGCTGATGCTGAACTCCAGAGATGAAACCAGTGATGACAATTTTCTCCAGCAACAGTCCGCAACTCCGATCCGGAATATTCAATATTTATTTCATCGGGATCTCATCGAACATGGTGCCCCTCAAAAACACCTCTCCATTGGGAGCATTGACGGTCACAAACTGCAAATGACCCTGTCACAAAATATACTTGAATTTAAGTTTGATGGAATTGCCCATTCATTCAATCTCTATGATTTTTTTCTCACCGGAATCAACCAGCGCTATCAGTGGAACATTGAACAGATTCCTGTTCAGTTTATTCCGGCTCAAGGACTGTTTCGTCAAAATACAGAAACCCTGTGGGATAACATCGCCAGTACAGAGGGAGAGGATGACATCCTGAATTGCCTGAAAATTCTGCATCCTGACATCAAGCGGATCAATTTTGGAAAAGACGCGGAATACAACACCACTTCCCGTATCCCCATTGTGTTGCTGGAAGGGGAGTTGAAGCGTCGTCCGTTACGTAGCCTGGGAGAAGGATTAACCCGTTTGTTTGGCTTGGCCTTATCCATGGTGAACGCCAAAAACGGCTGGTTGCTGGTGGATGAAATTGAAAGCGGACTGCATTATTCCATGCAACCGTTGTTGTGGGAATATCTGCTCACCTTGTCCAGTCGGCTGAATGTCCAGATCTTTGCGACCACCCATAGTTGGGATGCAATCCAGGGGTTACAACAGGCAATCGAAAAACAACACCAGCCCGATGCCCAACTGATCCGCCTGCGCCGGATTCAAGGAGAAATTTGTGCGGAAACCTTCACCACCGAAGAACTCCGGATCATGACCCGTGATCATCTGGAGGTACGATAATGCGGCCCAATATCAAATTCATAGTGGAAGGCCTGGAATCAGATCCTTCGCTAACGCTCAGGATGACAGGTGTTGTAAGTTGCAAATGGGATTTATCGATACCCTTCAGCCTGTAGGAAAAAGAGGTGGGCGTAATGTCCATTTTGGGCCATCAGGGATTGATGGTCACCGGATTCCATGATTTTTCCGGCTTGGATGACCATGATGTGATCCGCCATGCGGACTGTGGAAAAGCGGTGAGAAATCAGGATGGCCATTTTATTGTGTGTCAAACTGCGGAAATGTTCAAAAATGGTGGCTTCCGCGCCGGCATCCATCGCCGCGGTCGGTTCATCCAGCACCAGAATATCCGCTTTGGTCCGCATGAAGGATCGGGAAAGGGCAATTTTCTGCCATTGTCCGCCTGAAAGTTCTCTGCCGTTTTTGAACCAGCGTCCAAGCTGGGTGTGATAGCCTTCAGGCAAATCCTTGATGAAGGGTGAAGCCAGCCCTTTTTCTGAAGCGGCCAGCCATTGTTCCTCATCCTGATAACGCTCAATGTCGCCCACTCCGATATTTTCCCCAACCAGAAACTGGTATCGTGAAAAATCCTGAAATATCACTCCGATTCTGGTCCGCAATGTTTCAGGGTTCCAATGACGTAAATCCAGTCCATCCAGAAGGATTCGGCCTTCGGTGGGGTCATACAAGCGGGTGAGCAATTTGATCAATGTCGTTTTTCCTGAGCCGTTTTCTCCCACCAGTGCGAGACTGGCCCCGGGTTTCAGATGAAATGAAATGTTCTGCAATGCTGGCGCTGATGAGCCGGGATAAGTGAAACTGACATTTTCAAAATGAACTCCGTCTCCGGGGTTAGGCCCCGCGGTTTCATGGCCTTCCTGCTCAGGAACTTCCTGCTCCAGATATTCATACAGATTGGAAAGGTAGAGATTGTCTTCATACATGCCGCCAATGGCAGACAGACTGGCTGAAACTGCCGCTTGTCCCTGTTTGAAAATCAGCAGATACATGGTCATTTGTCCCAAGGTGATGGTGCCGGTGATGGTGGCGTAAACAATCCAGGCGTAGGCACCATAAAAGGAGGCAGTGCCCAGAACACCAAGCCCCAGTCCCCAGATTCCACGTTTCAGGGTCAGATTACGGTCTTCCACATACAATTTGTCAAAAATATCCCGATAACGCCCCAACAGCATGGGGCCAAGTTGATACAGTTTGACTTCCTTGGCGGAATCTTCACGGGCAATGACCGTTTCGAGATACATCTGCATGCGTGTTTCAGGGGAACGCCAACGGAACAAACGAAAGGCATCTCCTGAAAATTTGGTTTCCGCGATGAATTCCGGAAGTCCGCCAACGATCAGGATCAGAACCGCCCACGGGGAAAACTGAATCAGCAACAGACAATAGCTGAGGAGTGAGATGGCGTTTTGAGTCAAGCCAAAGGTCCGGTTGACCAGACTCAAGGGACGACTGGAGGCTTCTCTGCGGGCGCGGGTCAGTTTGTCATAAAATTCGGAGTCCTCAAAATGCGCGATCTGGAGGGTCAAGGCCTTTTCCAGAATCATCACATTGACACGTTGCCCGAGCAAGGCCCGAAATAGCGACTGTATGATGGAAATTCCGCGTTGCGCGCCTGACAGGGAAATCACCACCAATGCTTCCAATGCCACAAAAAACAGGACATCCTGAATTTGGATTTCTTCCTGAAGTTCCGCCACTTTCATGGCATGAACGACTCCATCGACAATCAATTGTCCGACATAGGCCACACCAGCGGGAAGAATACCAGCGGTCAAAGTCAGCAGTGCGAGGGCAACCGTGAATTGCCGGTGTGTGGTCCACACCAGTTCAAGCGCTCTCTGGCTGTAACGGAAGACACCAAAAAACCGGGTGAATACACTGACATTTTCAGCGGCAGAGGGCGTGGTGATGTTTGCATGGGGGGTCATGGTGGCCTTTTTAGAAGCAATACAGAAAAATGCGAATCCTGAGAAACACTCAAAAAATAATGTAAGCGTTCAGCTTTTAGTATTCAGCGTTATAGGGTGCTGATTTGATGCTCTACGATGTCAGCCCTCCCGATTCATGGGCTTTTTTTTCCAGCAGGGACATGGCTTTCAAGCCTGTATCTCCAAGGTCATCGGTGTATTGATTCACATAAAGTTCAATGTGCTGTAACGCAATTTGCGGGTCTTTTTCATCAGCATGTTCCAGAATGTAATGGAGCACTTCATCGGTATGGTTTCTTGCATAATCAATACTCTGCCGGACGAGGTCCGACAATTGACGGGCCTCGGTAGCTGAAAACCGCTGGCGATTGAGGCAGATGCACCCCAGTGGCAGTGGCATTCCGGTTTGCTCCTGCCACCAGGCCCCCAGATCAACGTGCAGTCGAATCCCCTGATTTTCGTAGGTGAAGCGACTTTCATGAATGATCACTCCCGCATCCAGTTTGCCTGTTTTGAGCTGGGTCAGAATTTCACGGAAGGGTAAAAAAACGATTTCTGAAGGTTGGGAATTCCAGAGAGAAAACAACAGATGCGCTGTGGTGTGTTTTCCCGGCAGTCCCACTTTTTGAAATGGAGGTTTTCGGATCGCACCTGGCGGTGTAAGCACCACCGGACCATAACCCATTCCCAGTGCGGCACCTGATGTCAGCAAATGGTAATCTGCCTGGATTTGGAAATATTTCATGACTGAGACCTTGAGCATGTCTGTTTGCTGATTCACCACGAGATCGTTCAGGGTATGGATATCGCAATGTCTGACATCAAACAGGAAGGGGGAGGTGTCTATGTGGCCATGGGTCATGGCGTAAAAAATGAAAGTGTCGTTGGGGCACGGAGAATAGGCTAAAGAGATCGACCTGGACATGGTTCCTGCGTAAAAAATTATGAAATGACGTCAATGTGGGGACGTTTTAGCATGCCCGTTTTCATAAGACAAATACCAAAATACCGGATGTCGGGTATTTGGTGGTTACGAATCATGGGCTGGCGGGTCGCCCTTACGAATCTTTGGCTGTACGGACGAGCGGCGGGTCGCCCCTACGAATCTTGGCTGGCGGGTCGTCCTTACGAATCATGGGGAATTAACCTATTGCGTTTATCATACAGGAATGTTTATAACCCCAATTAGATGTTCCATATTTTTTGAAATCATTTCAATTCATGATTGCCTTATGCCCTTATTCAAATGGATAGTTGCGGGAATGGTATTTCTGGTGACCGGATGTCTGGGATATTCTCCAGATGCGGCGTTGCATAGTGCCGCGAATACAGGAAATCTTGGAACGGTGATCCAGACAATTTCGGAAGGTGCCAAAATCGATTCGGTCAACGAAAAGAGCCAGAGTGCGTTGATGCTGGCCGCACAGGGGGGATATACCGGTGTGGTGAAATATCTGGTGTCACGTGGAGCCAATATCAAACAGAAGGATGCTACCGGAAATACAGCATTGGATTTGGCGACTCAGGCAAGAAAGCGAGAAGTGGTTGATTTTCTGAGGAGCCACCTGGGCTTGCCGCCGTTGGATGATAAAGACTGGATGAATGAGATTGCCAAACCGGCTTCAGAAGACGAATCCTCCAAAGTTCGGCGCTTTTCTTATTAATTGGAGCGTCTTGCCAGCCATTCAGCACTGGCTCCCCACACATAATCCACCGCTTTTCTTCCAGCAAAGACTCCGGCATGTCCGCCAGGTACTACACGGAATTCTTTATCTTCCGCAGTGATCACATCCATGATTTTACGTGAACTTTTCAAGGAAACAATTTTGTCATCATTGCCGGCAAATGAAAGCAGACTGGCATGGATCTGCTTCAGATTCGCTTCTTTTTCGCCAACAGTCATTTTTCCTTGTGCCAACTGGTTTTCGATCCACATGTGAACCACAATGCTTTTCATGGTGGCCCCCGGGTAATCGACCATGTTATTAAACCAGTGACCCATGGAATCATGGGAAATCAGATAATCACGATCCCAGAGATGCAGGATAAAATCCCAGAAACTGGTAAAATTACCAATGGGGTTGGTGAGCCAGAAACCAATGGTTCCAAGTTTGCCGGAAATATGGAGATATTTGGGGTTCACATTGATGAGTTTGAAATTGAAAGCTCTCGCCAGTCGATGGGCTGGTTGATAGGTCATGGTAAAAACCTTGCCGGCCGCACCCATCTGATGCATGTCAATGGGACTGGCAACTGTCACAATATTACGGATTGCGGCATCTTCATGAACAGCGGTGTAAATGAGAGAAAACAATCCCCCCATGCAATAGCCAAACAGGGACAGTTCCTGTTTTCCAGAATATTCACGGATGTGCTGGATTGCTTTGGGCATCCAGTCAAGTAAATAGGTTTCAAAAGAGAGATGTGAATGATCCCGGTCAGGGTTTCCCCAGTTGATCAGGTAAACATCAAAACCCTGTGCCAGATAATAACTGACCAGACTTCGCTGGGGGTATAGATCAAAAATAAAAGCTCCCACGGCCAGTGGGGGAATCAAGACCAGCGGAACACGATGCACCTTGTTCAGCACAGGAATGGTCTGATTGGCGATGGTCACACTTTCTCTCGTGAGTGCCGGATAATGACGCACAGACAACAGGTCTTCTTCATGGATGATGTCAAAAGGGGTTTTGTCCACCCGTTTCATGGAGCCTGAGTCCAGCGAGCGTTCAATCAGATTCACCATGGAAAGCCATGCTTTTTCCATGACAACGTTTTTGTTCAGGACTGTGGCGGATGATGCCATTGGATCTCCATCAAGAGAAAATTAAATATTGTATATCATTGGCGATGGTTCTATCCATGTTACTAACAAAGACTTTTCAACAGGTCAATCACAGGATTGTTTCAATTAATTGGTGGTCTCTGCAAACTGGTGGAGGTACTAAAAATCTAGCTTGGAACGGGCATAAGCATGATTTCTTTCCAGGTTAATCGTTGTTGGGTCAGTCCCATTTTCATGGCCGGTGTTTTTAGTTGGTACCGTTTTTTAAATCGTTGGGAACGGGGTCTTCCCGGCAAGGCGCTTCTTAAGGATTTGTGAAAGCGACAGTAATTGTAGTCCACCAAGCCGAATTAATAATAAACGCTTTTCATTTTGGTCACTTCAGGAGGCGGGCGTGCAGCAACCGGCGGGGGTGGTGGACGGCGTTTCATGGCCCAGTAATACAGCAGATAAAACAGCAGACCCAGAATCAGCGGCGCATACAGCAAGGCATAGAGTCTGACAAGCCATAGCGGAATACCTACCCAGGCTGAAAAATCAGCGCATACTCCCAAAATCCATTTTCGGGAAACACGTCTGTGTTTTCTTCTGGAAAACAACAGACCAAACAGGGTCCACACGCCAAAAATGAGGGATAACGCTCCTAAAATTAAAAACAGGGCATTCACTGAAATCATACAATTCCTTCAACCAGTTGACGATAAGCTTTACTAAAACCTTGATGAAGTAACTTTCGGGGTGCTATGTGATATTGAAGTGCCAGTTGTTCAAGCAGATGGTTAAAATCACAACCATTATAGGAATGGGCATGGATTTGCATGAGTTGCCCCAAATCGGAGACTAATTTTTCATGGTTTTTCATGGAATCTGAAAAATTATGTGAGTCAGGTATTGTCAAAATCATTTCCACAGTTTATGAATAATAATATTCCCGTATATGCCTTGTTTCTGTTTGAGATACAAGCACAGACTCTGTCAAGAACCGTACATCATATTGTTTCTCATTGCCGGATCATACAATGAAACAAACATTTGAGACAATTGGAATTGCTCAAAACATCAATGAATTTATCCAGAAACTGCCGTTGCCGGTAGCTGTCATCAATCTTCAAAAGGAGATTGTCGCCTACAACCGTGCCTTTTTTCTGATGGCAGGCAGAGATGTTCGGCAGGGCACACATTATTGTCATGAGTTTTTGAATTTTCCCTTCTGCGAAGGTGCGTGTCTGGCCGATATGGCCATCAAAATGAATCGCACCATCAACTGGGATGAATCGCATGGCCGTCGTAAAAGCGGCGAAGAACTGATAGTCCGCCCCATGGTCACACCGCTCTATACGGAAGCGGGGGAACACGACGGATTTGTGCTGTTGTTTCAGGACACAACCGATGAAGTTCAGCTTTATCGCAATTTCAGAGCCAATCTGGATCACCTGGAGCGCAAAGTCGCTTTTCTGCAAACGCTCAATGATGCGGCTGAAGAATTCCGGAAAATCACCAGCATTGATCTGCTCATGCAAAAGATCACTGATTTTATCGTGGAACATCTTTCCATGGAGTTCTGCCAGGTCATCCAGCTCAAGGAAGAAAAATATGAATCTGTCAGTGCCTCACTTTCCAGCGATCCGGAAATCACGGAAGAGCAGAAGGTCAAATTGACAGAACTCGCGATCAGCGGCATTCCGCAGATCAATGATGAAAATATGCCTTATTGTGTGGTGCATATTGAAAAAGACACGGTGGACAGCATTGACGAGGGAGAAATTGTTTTGCTACCGATCCGCAGTGGAACCAAAAGCTATGGTTTTCTGGCAAACTATCAATTGTCTCAGGCTGGTATCCCACAGGAAAGTCTGGAATATCTGGATCTGTTCGCCAAATCCGCAGGCCCCTACATTGAAAACAGCCACATCATCACCAACTTGGAAGCGATTGTCAAGGAACGGACTCAGGCCTTGAACGCGGCACAGGCTCAACTGGTAGAAAGCACCAAACTCGCGTCTGTCGGTGAAATGGCCGGAATGGTCGCACATGAAGTCCTCAATCCGATGACTGCGGTTCTGGCAAGAATCAGAAAACTCTATGGAGAAGAAGGCGCGCTGGAAATGATCAAAGTTGTGGCTGAAGGCTGGGAAGGTGACTACAAGGAAGGTGGTTTTGAGGCTTTGCTGGAAACCCTCAAGGATACTCCTGAAGAAGGTGGAACCCCATTGATTGAAGAAGATCTGACGAACTTGAAAGAAAGTGTTTCTGGTGTCACCACAGATTTGAAATTCATGGAAGAACAACTCAACCGGATTGTGAGTATTGTGGATAGCCTGCGAGGCTTGTCACGTGGTCAGAAAACGACCGAACTCATTGATCTGGCAACGGTTCTGGATAAAGCCAATGACCTTCTGTCTGATGGTCTGGCCAAACGCCATATCAAACTTGAAACAAAGATTGGCCACAAATCGCAGGTCCTGTGTGATGCCAATGAAATGCTACAGGTGTTTCATAATATATTTAAAAATTCCATGCAGGCGATTGAAAAAGACGGTTTCATCCGGGTGGTTACCACTCAGAATGAGGATCGTGTGGAAATCCGCATTACCGACTCCGGTCCTGGTATTCCCCCTGAAATTGCCCCTAAAATTTTTGAAATGCGCTTCACCACCAAATCTGAAAAAGAAGGCACAGGCATTGGCCTGAATCTGAGCCGGCGGTTGATGCGGCAGGCCTTGGGCGATGTCGATCTGGAAAGCGGTGGCGGCAATGGCATTGGTGCCACTTTCATTTGCTGGATTCCTCTGCCTGAAAAACGAAAAGACGCAGAATGATGTTCATCAACAATAATTTTAATTGACAAACCTGATTCAAATTTTTTATTACCATTACAGCAGGGATGAACCCTGAAGCAAAGTCATATTAAAAAACTACAATCAATGGAGGAGAAATGTTAAAAAAAATATGGGGAGTCTTGCTTGTCATTACTTTGGTTCCAGCATGGTGTTTTGCCGCGAAAATTACGGTAGGAGAGCCTTTGCCGAAAGTTTCAGTCAGTGATGCCGGCAAACTGGTTTTGACAGGTGATAATATTGATTACGCCAAATGGTCCAGCGCGGAACTCTCAGGAAAAGTACGCACGGTGTATCACCTTGCGGGAAGCATGGGTGCGTCCAAAATCAATGAAGCCTATATTGAGGCTGTCAAGACTGCGGATTTATCACATGAAATTTATCAGACTGTGACCGTCTTGAATCTGGATGACGCTCTTTGGGGCACAACAGGAATTGTCAAAGGTAAAATCAATGACAAGAAAAAAGAGTTTCCTACCTCTGAATTTGTGCTCGATGCGGATGCCACGGTTCGCAAGGCCTGGGGACTGGAAAAAGACAGTTCTGCGGTGATTGTGCTCGACAAGGAAGGAAAAGTCCTGAAATTCAAGGACGGAAAACTTTCTGATGCGGAAATCAAGGACTTTGTGCAAACGATCAAAGACAACCTGTGATTCTACTCATCTGATTTGATGCGAAAAGAGGACTCTGACGAGTCCTCTTTTTTTTTATTTGCTTTTCTGATTCAACAATTCCGCGATCTGAATCGCATTGAGTGCGGCCCCTTTGTAGAGTTGATCCGCAACCACCCACAGTGCCAATCCGTTTGGAACAGAAATATCCTCCCGAATCCTGCCAACCCAGGTGTCGTAGCTTTCAGTCACTTCCCACGGTGTCGGGTACCCTCCCGGTCCCTGAATATCTTTGACCACGATTCCCGGTGATTTCTCCAGCAATTTACGTGCGTCTTCCGCGCTTAATTTTGTTTCTGTTTCGATATTGATGCTTTCAGAATGCGCTCTCAACACTGGCACACGGACACAAGTCGCTGAAATTCGCATGTTGGGCGCAGACATGATTTTTTGTGTTTCCAGCACCATTTTCATCTCTTCTTTGGTGTAGCCATTGTCCTGAAACACATCAATGTGAGGAAAAAGGTTAAAGGCGATCTGTACCGGAAATTTATTCACCTCCATGGGCTGACCATTGGCAAAGGCCTTGATTTGATCAATCAGTTCCTGCATGGTAGCGGCACCGCCCCCGGAAACAGCCTGATAGGTAGAAACCACTACCCGTTTGATGCCCACGGCCTTGTGAATGGGATTGAGCGCGACCACCATCTGAATGGTCGAACAATTAGGATTGGCGATGATTCCGTTGTGCTGAAATGCCGCCTCCGGATTCACTTCCGGAACCACCAGCGGAATTTCAGGCATCATCCTGAACGCACTGCTGTTATCAATCACAATCGCCCCGGCTTTGGCCGCATGAGGAGCGAATTCAAGACTTCGGGATGCGCCTGCGGAAAAGAATGCGACATCGACATCCTTGAAAGAATCGGTTTTCAATTCCTCAACGGGAAGTGCTTCGCCCTTAAACATAAGGGTCTTGCCAGCGGAACGGGATGAGGCCAGCAATTTTAAGTTTTTAATCGGATAATTCCGCGCCTCCAGTAACTTTAAAAATTCAGTACCAACCGCGCCTGTTGCTCCGGCGATCGCAACGTTTTGGCTCATAACTCCTCTGAAAAAGATGTGATTGAATTTTATAAAATGAAAAAATTGTTAGAATTTTTCGCAAAAAAACCATTTCATGTCCAGCTAATAAAACTATGAAAAAACATCACAATCCCAGACAATCCCGTCCTTCAAAGCCGTCCTTTTCTCAGGGTTCAACACCCCGTAATGGACTGGAAATGCTTTATGGAGTGATTCCGGTTTGTCAGGCGCTGAAAATAAAAAGACGAAAAATAGTACGTTTGATTGTCAAAACAGAGCAATCGCCTTCGCCCAGAATTCTGGAAATCATCCACTTGGCCAAAGAGCACTCTGTTCCTGTGGAATTTCTGGAAAAATCAGGCATCGACAGCTTGTGCCCTGAGGGGGTGCATCAAGGTATTTTACTGGAATGTGGCCCCTTGCCTTATGTTCCCTATGAAGCGCTCGCACCGGAAGACGGCTTGCCTAATCCGGTCATTGTCGCCCTGGATCAGGTCGAAGACCCGCACAATCTGGGTGCCATTATCCGCAGTTGCGGTTTTTTCAATGTCCTGTGTGTGGTTGTTCCTGCCTCTCATTCCTCAGGGATCACCGCTGTGGTTTCCAAAACATCGGCAGGCGTCGCGGAATCATTCCCCATCGTGCAGGTGCCGAATCTCAACCGCTTTCTGGAGATGCAAAAAACAAAAAATTTCTGGATCGCGGGACTCGATGGTGCTGCCGAACAGGATATCTCAACTCTGCCGGGCGATGTACCGCTGGTGCTTGT contains:
- a CDS encoding ABC transporter ATP-binding protein; this translates as MTPHANITTPSAAENVSVFTRFFGVFRYSQRALELVWTTHRQFTVALALLTLTAGILPAGVAYVGQLIVDGVVHAMKVAELQEEIQIQDVLFFVALEALVVISLSGAQRGISIIQSLFRALLGQRVNVMILEKALTLQIAHFEDSEFYDKLTRARREASSRPLSLVNRTFGLTQNAISLLSYCLLLIQFSPWAVLILIVGGLPEFIAETKFSGDAFRLFRWRSPETRMQMYLETVIAREDSAKEVKLYQLGPMLLGRYRDIFDKLYVEDRNLTLKRGIWGLGLGVLGTASFYGAYAWIVYATITGTITLGQMTMYLLIFKQGQAAVSASLSAIGGMYEDNLYLSNLYEYLEQEVPEQEGHETAGPNPGDGVHFENVSFTYPGSSAPALQNISFHLKPGASLALVGENGSGKTTLIKLLTRLYDPTEGRILLDGLDLRHWNPETLRTRIGVIFQDFSRYQFLVGENIGVGDIERYQDEEQWLAASEKGLASPFIKDLPEGYHTQLGRWFKNGRELSGGQWQKIALSRSFMRTKADILVLDEPTAAMDAGAEATIFEHFRSLTHNKMAILISHRFSTVRMADHIMVIQAGKIMESGDHQSLMAQNGHYAHLFFLQAEGYR
- a CDS encoding AAA family ATPase encodes the protein MSDLILNSLVIENFRILKKLEINPLKRINLLVGENNSGKTTVLEALRFYATRAEFISTWLMLNSRDETSDDNFLQQQSATPIRNIQYLFHRDLIEHGAPQKHLSIGSIDGHKLQMTLSQNILEFKFDGIAHSFNLYDFFLTGINQRYQWNIEQIPVQFIPAQGLFRQNTETLWDNIASTEGEDDILNCLKILHPDIKRINFGKDAEYNTTSRIPIVLLEGELKRRPLRSLGEGLTRLFGLALSMVNAKNGWLLVDEIESGLHYSMQPLLWEYLLTLSSRLNVQIFATTHSWDAIQGLQQAIEKQHQPDAQLIRLRRIQGEICAETFTTEELRIMTRDHLEVR
- a CDS encoding YtfJ family protein, translated to MWGVLLVITLVPAWCFAAKITVGEPLPKVSVSDAGKLVLTGDNIDYAKWSSAELSGKVRTVYHLAGSMGASKINEAYIEAVKTADLSHEIYQTVTVLNLDDALWGTTGIVKGKINDKKKEFPTSEFVLDADATVRKAWGLEKDSSAVIVLDKEGKVLKFKDGKLSDAEIKDFVQTIKDNL
- a CDS encoding GAF domain-containing protein, whose amino-acid sequence is MKQTFETIGIAQNINEFIQKLPLPVAVINLQKEIVAYNRAFFLMAGRDVRQGTHYCHEFLNFPFCEGACLADMAIKMNRTINWDESHGRRKSGEELIVRPMVTPLYTEAGEHDGFVLLFQDTTDEVQLYRNFRANLDHLERKVAFLQTLNDAAEEFRKITSIDLLMQKITDFIVEHLSMEFCQVIQLKEEKYESVSASLSSDPEITEEQKVKLTELAISGIPQINDENMPYCVVHIEKDTVDSIDEGEIVLLPIRSGTKSYGFLANYQLSQAGIPQESLEYLDLFAKSAGPYIENSHIITNLEAIVKERTQALNAAQAQLVESTKLASVGEMAGMVAHEVLNPMTAVLARIRKLYGEEGALEMIKVVAEGWEGDYKEGGFEALLETLKDTPEEGGTPLIEEDLTNLKESVSGVTTDLKFMEEQLNRIVSIVDSLRGLSRGQKTTELIDLATVLDKANDLLSDGLAKRHIKLETKIGHKSQVLCDANEMLQVFHNIFKNSMQAIEKDGFIRVVTTQNEDRVEIRITDSGPGIPPEIAPKIFEMRFTTKSEKEGTGIGLNLSRRLMRQALGDVDLESGGGNGIGATFICWIPLPEKRKDAE
- a CDS encoding restriction endonuclease subunit S: MSIERLLENFDGLLDSPQNVEELKKLILELAVRGKLVPQDPHDEPASELLKRIQAEKQKLIAEKKLPKSNPLPPITDEEMPYELPKGWELVRLGQIIHISSGNALPSHKMNEGNIPVYGGNGITGYHNSTNVNEETVVIGRVGFYCGSIHLTPNQAWVTDNAFITMFSKSNIYKDFLVWLLKGTDLRQDDSGTAQPVISGRKLYPIVVCLPPLAEQKRIVAKVDELMKQCEALKQDLEQQEQKRLVLNKATLAKIEETSTPEEFHKRWNFLFQQFDALYTVPENVKALKQMILQMAVQGKLVPQDPNDEPASELLQRIHAEKQKLIAEKKIKKTDPLPPITEAEMPYELPKNWCWTQLNEAGIINPRNDVDDELETSFVPMTLIQAEYGLKINSEKRSWKEIKAGFTHFAENDVTLAKITPCFQNGKSAVMRNLFNGVGAGTTELHVFRPISGLVLSDYVLIYLKSPKFINEGIPKMTGTAGQKRIPKDYFAGNAFPLPPLAEQKRIVAKVDQLLALCDELASRLAQSRIQNETLMRSVLHQVFNGKEGEPCLI
- a CDS encoding PspC domain-containing protein, whose protein sequence is MISVNALFLILGALSLIFGVWTLFGLLFSRRKHRRVSRKWILGVCADFSAWVGIPLWLVRLYALLYAPLILGLLFYLLYYWAMKRRPPPPPVAARPPPEVTKMKSVYY
- a CDS encoding ankyrin repeat domain-containing protein, with amino-acid sequence MPLFKWIVAGMVFLVTGCLGYSPDAALHSAANTGNLGTVIQTISEGAKIDSVNEKSQSALMLAAQGGYTGVVKYLVSRGANIKQKDATGNTALDLATQARKREVVDFLRSHLGLPPLDDKDWMNEIAKPASEDESSKVRRFSY
- a CDS encoding 1,4-dihydroxy-6-naphthoate synthase — encoded protein: MSRSISLAYSPCPNDTFIFYAMTHGHIDTSPFLFDVRHCDIHTLNDLVVNQQTDMLKVSVMKYFQIQADYHLLTSGAALGMGYGPVVLTPPGAIRKPPFQKVGLPGKHTTAHLLFSLWNSQPSEIVFLPFREILTQLKTGKLDAGVIIHESRFTYENQGIRLHVDLGAWWQEQTGMPLPLGCICLNRQRFSATEARQLSDLVRQSIDYARNHTDEVLHYILEHADEKDPQIALQHIELYVNQYTDDLGDTGLKAMSLLEKKAHESGGLTS
- a CDS encoding alpha/beta fold hydrolase, which gives rise to MEKAWLSMVNLIERSLDSGSMKRVDKTPFDIIHEEDLLSVRHYPALTRESVTIANQTIPVLNKVHRVPLVLIPPLAVGAFIFDLYPQRSLVSYYLAQGFDVYLINWGNPDRDHSHLSFETYLLDWMPKAIQHIREYSGKQELSLFGYCMGGLFSLIYTAVHEDAAIRNIVTVASPIDMHQMGAAGKVFTMTYQPAHRLARAFNFKLINVNPKYLHISGKLGTIGFWLTNPIGNFTSFWDFILHLWDRDYLISHDSMGHWFNNMVDYPGATMKSIVVHMWIENQLAQGKMTVGEKEANLKQIHASLLSFAGNDDKIVSLKSSRKIMDVITAEDKEFRVVPGGHAGVFAGRKAVDYVWGASAEWLARRSN